In a genomic window of Fibrobacter sp. UWT2:
- a CDS encoding TIGR02147 family protein yields MVNLFEYLNYREFLRDAYEERHKGDWRFSHRYIADRAGFDASMFNKILQGKRNLTSRLVSVFADIFCNDDREKAYFADMVAFNQAKNHSESRQYLEKLVATKECKVENVAKDQFEYFDHWYHAVIRELVTFYPYVGDDAALGLMVRPPITASQVKSSIALLERLSMIKKNEATGFYEQTQGLISSGSESFSTAVNSYIQQNLNVAQDAMDRFDRSERNLSTLAFACDEPTYKELVEMVRRFRREVLAKVGQCAKPNRVFQLGMQLFPLSDPYPPPQRRGRKRRIRGMEMTNGDELEVAGDDIAGENAEGGADNA; encoded by the coding sequence ATGGTGAATCTTTTTGAATACTTGAACTACCGCGAATTCTTGCGTGACGCCTATGAAGAGCGCCATAAGGGCGATTGGCGTTTTAGCCATCGCTATATTGCCGACCGTGCCGGGTTCGATGCGTCGATGTTCAACAAGATTCTGCAGGGCAAGCGCAACTTGACCAGCCGTCTGGTTTCGGTGTTTGCCGATATCTTTTGCAATGATGACCGCGAAAAGGCCTACTTTGCCGACATGGTGGCGTTCAACCAGGCGAAGAACCATTCCGAAAGCCGTCAGTACCTGGAAAAGCTGGTGGCCACCAAGGAATGCAAGGTCGAAAATGTGGCCAAGGACCAGTTCGAATACTTTGACCACTGGTACCATGCGGTGATTCGTGAACTGGTGACTTTTTATCCGTATGTGGGTGATGACGCGGCACTCGGCTTGATGGTGCGTCCGCCGATTACGGCCTCGCAGGTTAAGTCTTCGATTGCGCTGCTGGAACGCCTCTCGATGATCAAGAAGAACGAGGCAACAGGATTTTACGAACAGACGCAGGGCCTGATTTCGAGCGGTTCGGAGTCGTTCAGTACGGCGGTCAACTCTTACATCCAGCAGAACTTGAATGTGGCGCAAGACGCCATGGACCGCTTTGACCGCAGCGAACGCAATTTGTCGACGCTGGCCTTTGCTTGTGATGAGCCGACTTACAAGGAACTGGTCGAGATGGTGCGCCGCTTTAGGCGCGAAGTCTTGGCGAAGGTGGGGCAGTGCGCAAAGCCCAATCGGGTATTCCAGCTCGGCATGCAGCTGTTTCCGCTTTCGGACCCGTATCCGCCTCCGCAGCGCCGCGGTCGCAAGCGCCGTATTCGCGGTATGGAAATGACGAACGGCGACGAATTAGAAGTTGCCGGTGATGATATCGCTGGTGAAAATGCCGAAGGGGGTGCGGACAATGCTTAA
- a CDS encoding deaminase — MNNSQSRSKLRDEVYTQMMCAQARLSKDQNTQMGAVLVSADGRVISTGYNGAPAGFDDETVPYTREKQLLAYDLLDADSGELLSHHEFEANKYPFMVHAEINALHYARGKVPPGSKLYVIGFPCERCALDVSLSGVAEVFVTKDDYDPKSTLNNSRDTAYYMFAQAGIVVTLCGKRIRPVVSKPKK, encoded by the coding sequence ATGAACAATTCTCAATCTCGCAGCAAGCTTCGTGACGAAGTCTATACCCAGATGATGTGCGCGCAGGCGCGCCTTTCTAAGGACCAGAATACCCAGATGGGGGCGGTGCTGGTGAGTGCCGACGGTCGCGTGATCAGCACGGGCTACAATGGCGCTCCGGCTGGCTTTGATGACGAAACGGTGCCGTACACCCGCGAAAAGCAGTTGCTGGCTTATGATTTGTTGGATGCCGATTCGGGCGAGCTGCTGAGCCACCACGAGTTCGAAGCGAACAAGTACCCGTTCATGGTGCATGCCGAAATCAACGCGCTGCATTATGCCCGCGGCAAGGTGCCTCCGGGATCCAAGCTCTATGTGATTGGTTTTCCGTGCGAACGCTGCGCCCTGGATGTGAGCCTTTCGGGCGTTGCCGAAGTGTTCGTGACCAAGGACGATTATGACCCGAAGTCTACGCTGAACAACAGCCGCGACACGGCCTACTACATGTTTGCTCAGGCGGGAATCGTGGTGACGCTTTGCGGTAAGCGCATTCGCCCCGTGGTTTCGAAGCCGAAAAAGTAG
- the ilvC gene encoding ketol-acid reductoisomerase codes for MNYFNSIPMRRQLEEIGHCRFMEHSEFSRGVEALKGKKIVFVGCGAQGLHQGLDLRDSGLDVSYTLRKEAIEQKRQSWKNATENGFKVGTYEEMIPDADLVCNLTPDKQHHNVIPAIMKLMKKGAALSYSHGFNIVEEGQEIRKDITVIMVAPKGPGSEVRSEYVRGFGMPCLIAVHPENDPEGKGWDYAKAYAAGLHADRPGVLESSFVAEVKSDLMGEQTILCGMLQTGTILCYDKMVKDFGVEPAYAVKLLQYGWETISEALKHGGITNMMDRLSNPAKIRATELAEKMKKIMKPLYCEHQDNIISGKFSSTMMVDWEAGDKDLLKWRGETGELEFEKVEATDKVITEQEYFDRGVLMTAMIKAGVELAFETMCSVGIKPMSAYYESLHETPLIANLIARKKLYEMNRVISDTAEYGCYLFANKCVPLLADFMKNEVKKDDIGAIYGEGKTTAVDNEELIKVNKNIRQHPVEEVGAWLRERMSGMTKVV; via the coding sequence ATGAATTATTTCAATTCTATCCCTATGCGTCGCCAACTCGAAGAAATTGGCCACTGCCGTTTCATGGAACATTCTGAATTCAGCCGTGGTGTTGAAGCCCTCAAGGGTAAGAAGATCGTGTTCGTCGGTTGCGGTGCCCAGGGTCTCCATCAGGGTCTTGACCTGCGCGATAGCGGCCTCGACGTCTCTTACACGCTCCGCAAGGAAGCCATCGAACAGAAGCGCCAGTCCTGGAAGAACGCTACTGAAAACGGCTTCAAGGTCGGTACCTACGAAGAAATGATTCCGGATGCAGACCTCGTTTGCAACCTCACACCGGACAAGCAGCACCACAACGTGATCCCGGCCATCATGAAGCTCATGAAGAAGGGCGCCGCCCTCTCTTACAGCCACGGCTTCAACATCGTGGAAGAAGGCCAGGAAATCCGCAAGGACATCACGGTGATCATGGTCGCCCCGAAGGGCCCGGGTTCCGAAGTCCGTAGCGAATACGTTCGCGGTTTCGGTATGCCCTGCCTCATCGCCGTGCACCCGGAAAACGACCCCGAAGGTAAGGGCTGGGACTACGCCAAGGCTTACGCCGCTGGCCTCCATGCCGACCGTCCGGGCGTTCTCGAAAGCTCTTTCGTTGCCGAAGTGAAGTCCGACCTCATGGGCGAACAGACCATCCTTTGCGGTATGCTCCAGACCGGCACCATCCTCTGCTACGACAAGATGGTGAAGGATTTCGGCGTTGAACCGGCTTACGCGGTCAAGCTGCTCCAGTACGGCTGGGAAACCATTTCCGAAGCCCTGAAGCACGGCGGCATCACCAACATGATGGACCGTCTCTCCAACCCGGCCAAGATCCGCGCCACGGAACTCGCCGAAAAGATGAAGAAGATCATGAAGCCGCTCTACTGCGAACACCAGGACAACATTATCTCTGGCAAGTTCTCCAGCACCATGATGGTGGACTGGGAAGCCGGCGACAAGGATTTGCTCAAGTGGCGTGGCGAAACGGGCGAGCTCGAATTCGAAAAGGTCGAAGCTACCGACAAGGTCATCACCGAACAGGAATACTTCGACCGCGGCGTTCTCATGACCGCCATGATCAAGGCCGGTGTGGAACTCGCTTTCGAAACCATGTGCTCCGTGGGCATCAAGCCGATGAGCGCCTACTACGAATCTCTCCACGAAACTCCGCTTATCGCCAACCTCATCGCTCGTAAGAAGTTGTACGAAATGAACCGCGTAATCAGCGACACCGCCGAATACGGTTGCTACCTGTTCGCCAACAAGTGCGTGCCTCTGCTCGCCGACTTCATGAAGAACGAAGTGAAGAAGGACGACATCGGCGCTATCTACGGCGAAGGCAAGACCACCGCTGTGGATAACGAAGAACTCATCAAGGTGAACAAGAACATCCGTCAGCATCCGGTTGAAGAAGTTGGTGCTTGGCTCCGTGAACGCATGAGCGGTATGACCAAGGTTGTGTAA
- a CDS encoding FISUMP domain-containing protein, translating into MKKIFVALCMVAFLAACSGEGGNSTNPSDDDPTTLSSAEGQVSSSSTKKLTDSSDLRCEECNDDAISSSDNAESNGSSSSKQNVKSSSSFAGKDVFSSSSVTLAIPCKTETEDKCEYGTLLDDRDGQTYKTVKIGSQWWMAENLNYYDSSDLSVNGKSWCYNDSAFYCEMYGRLYTWAAAIDSMRWTTEGEKPLHCGYGSKSCGLYFMDSVHGICPSGWHMPKQIEWGTLYDAVGGRNIACKMLKSQNGWYKNGNGTDAYGFNARPVGARDGYGNFENDDGESAVFWSSDDYEADYAFYVGLSYENDYMLSFYSKMNDAFSIRCIKD; encoded by the coding sequence ATGAAAAAGATTTTTGTGGCGTTGTGCATGGTTGCGTTCTTGGCGGCGTGTAGCGGGGAAGGTGGCAATTCCACAAATCCGAGCGATGATGATCCTACGACCTTGAGTAGCGCTGAAGGGCAAGTAAGTTCATCTTCAACAAAAAAATTGACCGATTCTAGCGATTTACGCTGCGAGGAGTGTAATGACGACGCTATCTCTAGCAGCGACAATGCGGAGTCGAATGGGTCTAGCTCGTCCAAACAAAATGTGAAGTCTAGTAGCAGTTTCGCGGGCAAGGATGTGTTTTCGTCGAGTTCAGTGACTTTAGCGATTCCGTGCAAGACAGAAACTGAGGACAAATGCGAATATGGAACTTTGCTTGACGATCGTGATGGTCAAACTTACAAGACGGTGAAAATAGGTAGTCAGTGGTGGATGGCTGAAAATCTGAACTACTATGATTCTTCAGACTTAAGCGTAAATGGTAAAAGTTGGTGCTATAATGATAGTGCTTTTTATTGTGAAATGTATGGTCGCTTATACACATGGGCTGCGGCCATTGATTCAATGAGATGGACTACCGAAGGTGAGAAACCGTTGCATTGTGGTTATGGCAGCAAGTCCTGTGGCCTGTATTTTATGGATTCTGTTCATGGCATTTGCCCTAGCGGCTGGCACATGCCAAAGCAGATTGAGTGGGGCACCCTGTATGATGCTGTAGGAGGTAGAAATATAGCTTGTAAGATGTTAAAGTCTCAAAATGGCTGGTATAAAAACGGAAATGGTACGGATGCCTATGGGTTTAATGCTCGGCCCGTTGGAGCTAGGGATGGCTATGGTAATTTTGAAAATGATGATGGTGAATCTGCGGTTTTTTGGAGTTCCGATGATTACGAAGCTGACTATGCTTTCTATGTGGGTTTGTCTTACGAAAACGACTATATGTTATCGTTTTACAGTAAAATGAATGATGCTTTTTCTATCCGTTGCATCAAGGACTGA
- a CDS encoding DUF6169 family protein encodes MTTLSSSSRYSLTESPNGYIFTTDYGNEYLVTFSDLTSIINLKGLKIYDFGIEVIKRNSVKNDKFNGKLKNTIAALLSQLFFKQPECAILIILDTTDNKHQARYRMFLSLKHNSWFKQFNNGVLEIIDLPLCEKDFENVCFLLIRKQNPHLQDIQSALTEYLNLSFGND; translated from the coding sequence ATGACCACATTAAGTTCGTCAAGCCGCTATAGTTTAACCGAATCCCCAAATGGTTATATCTTTACAACAGATTATGGCAACGAATATCTCGTTACCTTTTCGGACTTAACAAGTATAATCAACCTGAAGGGTTTAAAAATCTACGATTTCGGGATCGAAGTCATTAAGCGAAATTCGGTAAAAAATGACAAGTTTAACGGGAAACTGAAAAATACTATAGCAGCATTACTTTCCCAGTTGTTCTTCAAGCAACCCGAATGCGCGATTTTGATTATTCTAGACACTACAGACAATAAACATCAAGCACGCTATAGGATGTTTCTTTCGTTAAAGCATAATTCTTGGTTCAAGCAATTTAACAATGGTGTGCTAGAAATAATTGACCTCCCCCTATGCGAAAAAGATTTTGAAAACGTCTGCTTTTTACTCATCCGCAAACAAAATCCCCATTTGCAAGATATTCAATCAGCCCTTACAGAATACCTAAATTTATCCTTTGGGAATGATTAA
- a CDS encoding fibrobacter succinogenes major paralogous domain-containing protein, producing MKKILLTMGLVAFAFVGCDDSSSASAGSNEEPGVESSSSVEQGESSSSVIPGGDPESSSEKAKSSSSSVVDPSTVVMGVMIDSRDGQTYKTVTIGTQIWMAENLNYETTNSYCYDDDPSNCSNYGRLYTWAAAATACPIGWHLPSDDEWNTLFTAVGGDSIAGKMLKSAGGWSDNHGASGNGTDTYAFSALPAGVRIYGDWGYDYEGTVAHFWSSSTEGGFDGVYNVLMGYGYDDADLDYTDKYNGYSVRCLKDYSDAPMQSSSSVKSSSSAKSSSSLAKSSSSESSSSVSEVSSSSLKDFDWGLPKETYLNPEIKYDSVTDTRDGKVYRTVKIGEQTWMAENLNFDPGQGGSGEDKYDWSWCYNDEPANCDVTGRFYTWAAAIDSVKLANDADNPLECGYDKFCDLTGTVQGICPTGWHLPSQTEWDVLFTAVGGQSSAGKVLKSQSGWYKNKGTDAFGFAVLPAGLWNHAFNYDGWLAYFWCSTENDRSRACDVAMDYYYADVGLGNSTKYYGFSVRCVKD from the coding sequence ATGAAAAAGATTCTTCTGACGATGGGTTTGGTGGCATTTGCTTTTGTCGGGTGCGATGACAGTTCGTCGGCGTCTGCAGGGTCGAATGAAGAACCGGGTGTTGAATCGTCTTCTTCGGTTGAGCAAGGCGAATCCTCCTCCTCCGTCATTCCGGGCGGCGACCCGGAATCTAGCAGTGAAAAGGCGAAGAGTTCGTCATCGAGTGTTGTTGATCCATCGACTGTAGTTATGGGGGTGATGATCGACTCCCGCGATGGCCAGACCTACAAGACTGTTACCATCGGCACGCAGATTTGGATGGCGGAAAACCTGAACTATGAAACGACGAACTCTTACTGCTATGACGACGATCCATCCAACTGCTCCAACTACGGTCGCCTTTACACATGGGCTGCTGCGGCAACAGCTTGTCCCATTGGTTGGCACTTGCCCAGCGACGATGAATGGAATACGCTTTTCACAGCGGTTGGCGGAGATTCAATAGCGGGCAAGATGCTCAAGTCCGCCGGCGGCTGGAGTGATAATCACGGGGCAAGTGGCAACGGCACGGACACCTATGCGTTCTCGGCGTTGCCTGCTGGCGTCAGAATCTACGGTGATTGGGGTTACGACTACGAGGGCACCGTCGCGCACTTCTGGAGTAGTTCTACGGAGGGCGGATTCGATGGCGTGTACAACGTGCTCATGGGCTACGGCTACGATGATGCGGACCTGGACTATACCGATAAGTACAACGGGTATTCCGTCCGTTGTCTCAAGGACTATTCGGATGCCCCAATGCAGTCCAGTAGTAGTGTAAAATCAAGTAGTTCAGCCAAATCCAGTAGCAGTTTGGCAAAGTCTAGTAGTAGCGAGTCTAGCAGCAGTGTAAGCGAAGTATCATCAAGTTCTTTGAAAGACTTTGATTGGGGTTTACCCAAAGAGACTTACTTGAATCCTGAAATAAAGTATGATTCTGTTACGGACACTCGTGATGGCAAGGTTTACAGGACGGTTAAAATTGGTGAACAAACCTGGATGGCGGAAAACCTGAACTTTGACCCTGGTCAGGGAGGCTCGGGTGAGGATAAATATGATTGGTCCTGGTGCTACAACGATGAACCTGCAAACTGTGATGTGACAGGTCGATTTTACACCTGGGCCGCGGCGATCGACTCGGTGAAACTGGCAAATGATGCCGATAATCCGCTTGAATGCGGTTACGACAAATTTTGCGATCTGACCGGCACGGTGCAGGGCATTTGCCCCACGGGCTGGCACTTACCATCGCAAACGGAATGGGATGTCCTGTTCACGGCAGTGGGCGGCCAATCCAGTGCGGGCAAGGTTCTCAAGTCGCAGAGTGGCTGGTATAAGAACAAAGGTACGGATGCGTTTGGTTTTGCAGTCTTGCCTGCTGGCTTATGGAATCATGCTTTCAATTATGACGGCTGGCTCGCGTATTTTTGGTGCTCAACTGAGAACGATCGCTCCCGCGCGTGCGACGTGGCTATGGACTACTACTACGCGGATGTGGGCCTGGGCAACTCCACTAAGTACTACGGGTTTTCAGTCCGTTGCGTAAAGGACTGA
- a CDS encoding GNAT family N-acetyltransferase, whose amino-acid sequence MLQIFEVTKDSPWLPQVKALYESAFPANERIPMKQLLNNKIQREFCAFVDTIDGTPTFCGFSNSITRGTITNIVYFAVEPTLRSRGYGSEIPKTIREQHPETRLVVDIEVEEDSKDAKELKLRERRRNFYQRNGFEASPFDYLWQGEHYRLLTVGGTVTEKEFRDFWKEVLKVIPGAKYP is encoded by the coding sequence ATGCTCCAAATTTTCGAAGTGACAAAAGATTCTCCGTGGTTGCCGCAGGTGAAGGCGCTGTACGAGTCAGCGTTTCCGGCGAACGAGCGGATTCCAATGAAGCAGTTGTTGAACAACAAGATTCAGCGGGAATTTTGTGCATTCGTGGATACGATTGATGGCACACCCACATTTTGCGGGTTCTCGAATTCGATTACACGGGGCACGATTACCAACATCGTCTATTTTGCAGTGGAGCCTACGCTACGCAGCCGCGGTTATGGTTCAGAGATCCCGAAAACCATCCGCGAACAGCACCCCGAGACCCGTCTGGTGGTTGACATCGAGGTCGAAGAAGATTCCAAAGACGCCAAGGAGCTTAAGCTTCGGGAGCGCCGCCGCAATTTCTACCAGCGCAACGGTTTTGAAGCCTCCCCGTTCGATTACCTATGGCAAGGCGAACATTACCGATTGCTCACGGTGGGCGGAACCGTTACCGAAAAGGAATTCCGCGATTTTTGGAAAGAAGTCCTCAAGGTCATTCCCGGCGCAAAATACCCGTAA